The following are encoded in a window of Geotrypetes seraphini chromosome 5, aGeoSer1.1, whole genome shotgun sequence genomic DNA:
- the LOC117360440 gene encoding claudin-6-like, translating to MTSTGLQILGMVLSLIGWLGGIITCALPMWKVTAFIGNNIVVAQIIWEGLWMNCIVQSTGQMQCKVYDSMLALPQDLQAARALTVISVLIAILALLIGIVGAKCTNCVEEESTKAKISMVSGIVFIISGILLLIPVCWSAHSIIRDFYNPLVTEAQKRELGASLYIGWAASALLLLGGGLLCCSCPKKEHNYAARYTTAVSQPRSDYPSKNYV from the coding sequence ATGACTTCTACTGGTCTTCAAATCCTTGGTATGGTGCTGTCATTGATTGGCTGGCTGGGTGGCATTATCACTTGTGCCCTGCCAATGTGGAAGGTGACGGCCTTCATTGGAAACAACATTGTGGTTGCCCAAATCATCTGGGAAGGGTTATGGATGAACTGCATTGTCCAGAGCACAGGGCAGATGCAATGCAAGGTCTACGATTCCATGCTGGCTCTACCTCAAGATCTCCAGGCTGCTCGAGCCCTTACTGTTATCTCCGTTCTCATTGCTATTCTTGCTCTGCTGATTGGCATTGTGGGAGCTAAGTGCACAAATTGTGTTGAAGAGGAATCTACCAAGGCAAAAATAAGCATGGTCTCGGGGATTGTCTTCATTATCTCTGGGATCCTCCTGCTTATCCCAGTCTGCTGGTCAGCACACTCTATCATCAGGGATTTCTATAACCCACTGGTGACAGAAGCACAGAAGAGAGAGCTGGGGGCCTCCCTCTACATTGGTTGGGCTGCCTCTGCACTTCTGCTCCTGGGTGGTGGGCTCCTCTGTTGCTCGTGCCCAAAGAAAGAACACAACTATGCAGCCCGTTACACTACTGCTGTTTCACAGCCCAGGAGCGATTACCCCAGTAAGAACTATGTTTAG